The segment TGGGGGGTTACATAACTTCTATAGGTCTACGCAGGGGTCTGTAGTACAACCTCCTTAGCCACCATGCCATCCCTTCTCCCCAGGGATAGGTGTACAACTTCACAGCTAAACTCTTATTAAAGAATATCTAATTTAAATTACAAAGAATGGGATTTCCATTCTGTATATATTCCAAGTCACTTTGAAAGAGAAATCTTACAGCTGACAGCTCATTAGTCTTAAACTTTACCAGATAATGGTTCAGTGGGCTTTGAGTGGCTTGTTACTGGTTAAATATACTGAAACAACAAGAAATGTTCAGCATTCTTCATCTCAtcgtggggggaaaaaaaaaagtaattgttcaGGGTTGTGCTTTGTTTATTAAATTCGTGTCCTGTGAACTATGAAACTCAAATATTGTCAATTCTTTCAGGAGGAAAATGAGATCCCTGCCAGTGTTTTTTCAAAAGAGCCTATTCCCAGCattacagaaggaaaagaggagcCTGTGGATGAGaacaaaacactggaagaaaCTTTGCACACAGTGGAGTTGTGTTCAGATGATGAAATGTTTCACGAGGAAGATGATATGGATGATAGtgcagaggaaaaaacagaagaatcaAGAGCTGAGAAAATTAAAAGATCCAGCCTCAAGAAGGTAGACAGCCTCAAGAAAGCATTTTCCCGCCAAAACATTGAGAAGAAGATGAACAAGATCAGCACAAAGATTGTCTCACCTGAACGGAGAGAAAAGATCAAGAAATCGCTTACTGTACATCATCAGAAATCCTCTTCTTCAAAGAGTTCGGCTTTCAAAGTATCTCCCCTCACATTCAACGTGAAGAAAGTCCGTGAAGGAGAAAGCCCTGCTGAAGCTGAGGACAGACCAACAGAAACTACAAGCAACGACCAAGCTGAGAATGAGGATGAAACATCATTTGCCGACATGCACTCAGATATGACACCTACCACCTCGCTGACCGAAGAGGGCAAAGCAGTAGCCGATTCTCTAGAGAAGGAAACCAGAATGGAAGGGAGCGCCATGATGAACAACAACATCGAGCTGTCCATTGTTGAAGATGACGAAGAGTATAGGATGCCTCTAGAAGTTTCTAGCCAGAAACTGTATGATGAAAGAAACAACCCAGTCAGCGGGGAAATGGAACAATCTGATGAAGAAACGACCCAAGCAGCAGTCCTGCAGATAGACCAAACAGCATAATCAACCCAAGTCTTCCTTCACCTTCCAGATATGCACGGTTTTACTTAAGCGAGTAACTGGTTTCTGCTACACAGGTGGTAGTAGCGATTCAGTTTCTTCCATCCTTTTCTCTGCAGTGGTAATTTATTGCATCGTGTTGGAATGCAGAGTGAACAAGGTCAGTGACACAGGCTGCAACATGCTCCATTTTAGGCTGAGTCACCAGTGTTTATTAATTTAAAGATGCTGTCCGCTGGTGTAAGAGACAAGCAGGAAAAGAGTATGTCTAGTAGAAGCAAGCTGGTCAGCTGTCTTTCTTATAGTTAGGTCAGAGGAACGCGTGGAGAGTAgtcaaaacccaaacatttccgttctgttttcttccctctcagTATTTCACAACACTGTGAGTAGTTTTGTATGTCAATGTAGAAATACGGATGAGAACATTTGATTTCAGTTTCCTTGCTATGCTCTGTGAATACTAACAGCCTCAGTAACTGTGCATACATGTATAGTTTGTTTGGGGCTTTGCTCCACGATGCTAAAAGAGCAGAGTACTTAAGAGGGCGAAGCTGAAAAGTGGTTCCATCCCTTTCAGTGAGGGAAAGATTTTTGCCAGTAGCTTCTCGCTATTCACTTAGAAGAAATGACTGTGTTTAGGTGAAaattaaaagatgtttttcaaTATACTGGAGTTATGGAAGTACATTAGTGACAAGCATGAATGTGTGATTGGTTACTGTACCTTTAAGGGatcagaaattgaaaaaaaagtagaaggaatTTGACAGAAGCATGGAGAGAGTCTGAAGAAAGtatgaaataatatgaaatattaaaaaagcaaaactaaaacccCGCAATATTAAATCTATACTCCCAGCTTACAGAATATATACTCAGATAACACTAATTAATTCATTCTTAGTCTTTATAGCAGTATACTATCAAAATTTGCACCTGCACAACTTTGTATCTCAGAGTATTTTGAAAATAGCATAACTTAACTTTTTACAAGTTATTTCATATAGAGCTATATTTACACAGAAGAGTTAGAAAATTACAGGGATGTAAGGACAATTTTTTCAAAAAGGTGAAATACTCTTTTAGGCACATCTAAAGGGAACAATGTGTTATGGATTGAACTTCATGGCAGGGATGAGTTTACATGAGGATGAGTCTGCAAAGCCACAGGATTTGATTCTCTGCTAATAACTTTCATCAAAGCCACCTACATGCTCTCAAAATTACAGGtctgtaatttttcaaaattaatggaaaatgagAAGTTACAGGGTAGTTTGTTCACTATGAATGTTCATTCCTGTCACTTACAGgtaggggaagggaggaaagggaagcaCAATACCCACAACAGTTACCTTACATCCTTGTTTGTTTATGCAgtgggttatttttatttttttatatatatatataaagttctACTGATACTTAACATTGCACTAAAAGGTTGCTTCCTTTAACTTGTATTTAGAATCACAAATTACAGGGGAAATaaaaactgcagcaaaaataCCATTATGAAATGATTAACAGGTATTACTCCACAGGGGTAATATCTGTAACCAGTAAATCACACTGGAAGTTAGTCGATAAGAGCTTAGTGTAGGTGAGTACTATTAGGAGTTAAGCTCTTAAGTGTATGGTATCATATAGGAGATACTGTTCGTAAAAAAAGTCATGGCATAACTTGTgcagctatatttttattttgtattaactACAATGGatttcaataatttttaattgtaaCTAACTACAAATATGACAAATAAAAGCATGACAGAAAACTCAGCCATGTCAGTCTTTGGGAGAAGCAGTCTGAGAAGTTGGCAAAGATGAAATTTAAAGGTCAAGCATTTATTACTTCAGTTCATGTCCCTGTTGTATCTatatcattttctttctcatcctcTGCTGTTATTTAGCAATGCAAACACCAGTGCTTTGCTTTCCAGACACTTGCCAGATCTCTAGCCCATCCGAATGTAGTCAGGCACTTTCCAAAATCTGCGAGctccttctgcattttttttattgGACTGCAGCATACTTCTAATACTTTAAATAGACCTGAAAGCATATTTATATTGAAGTGTATATTCTGTTTAACGGACACAGATAAACTCATGTCTTTTAGAGTGCCACATAGTCTTTAGCAGGCTTAATTTTACTGACAGACCAAAGAACGCACGTTTAACCTTTATGTAACAGCTGTCAACTTCCCGCAGCCACCAAGCGCTAACCAGGAACTCCAGCATCATgtttacattttgctttcagatatgCCTGGTTTGTTTGTCCTGCTAAGCTTTAATTCAAACAATACCCCTGGCCATGCTTTATCCAGTTTTAGAGATGCTGAAACGAATCCCATGCACAGTATTTTAGGAGCATTACAATGCCATCCAGTAAAACCATTGGAAATGCAGATACTGAGCATCTGTGACAATTAATTCAAATACCCACTTCAGGATACGCTACACATACAGCCATCAGTTGCAGGGCTAGaattaaacattttctgttgTGATCGCACATTTACAGGGGTGAGTGGGCCTGCAATTCTAACAAACATAAGAAAGCAtgctttgcaagagaaaaatacttaGTCAACTCATGAATGTCTGCTTTTGTGCTATCTTATAAACCAGAGGAAGAAGCAAGCTCAGGATCCCGAGATGTCCCCCAAgctgtttcttcccctcttctttcatTCTTGAGTCCCGACTAAAAACATTAGTCTGCAAAACTTACTGTTTCGGGGAGGAGACAGactgcagcaccagcagcactgtCTTCTTTCAAGTATCTGAAGTATGTGCCTGGATCTTGTCAGGCTGGCAGATGTCAAGCATATGCATGGGTATTCCATGCTTGTGCTGACAGGTTTGTCTAcataattactttaaaaactgCTTGTTTACCCTTGACACAATAACACAGGTACAGTGCCTGACTTTGAGCTCCACTCGTCCCATTATTCCTTGGAAGACCTCACCTGTTAGCTGCTGCATGGATTCAGAGTCTGACCTCCACTGAAATCGGCAGGAGCTTTGCACAAAGAAAGAGGGTGTGATAAAGTCCTTATGGTATAAATATTTAAACTAGCAGCACTCAGTGACTGCTGATACTTCCATTTTCAATGCAGAAAACCAGCTGACATTTCTGTCCCCTATTAGGGGAAAGGGCAAAGAGCATCCTGTTGACCCCCATGTGCTAATCCATGAGCCGGCTCTGCTGTGAAAAGGCACAGATACAGGCTTTCTGGAGCATTTCACTGTCAAAGAAGAGAGTGCAGTGAAAGCCCTCATACAGGCCTGACTGAGGCACGTTTGATGattaaagagacagaagaaagggaagaaaaggatcAGAAGGTAAAATATACCTGTATGCCCTTTACACTGATGCAGTGAAACCCATTTGTTGTTATAGGTTGTAATGCCAGTTACATGACTGATAGTCACACACTTAAAGATGTAAACTCAGAAGACTTAGTGAAGTAATGGCAACTTGTTAGAGGGCAAACTGTTCACCAAGGAACCAGTACAACCCTGAATGTCAGTGAAAAGCCTTCATCTGGCTCAAGGGACTCTCTGAGCCGTACAATGTTTTTGGGCCACACGTACGATTCCTGTGACCATCAGTAAGAGCTGTGTGCATAGATGCAGGATGTGAGATCTCTGTATCTCCCCAATCCAATCTGCTTAGCTCATCAACAGAATAAAAAGTTTTACTGCCATCAGCACTGCATGTGGCAGAAAGGAAGGCTCTAGCCTGCTTTGCAGGGTGCATTGTGAGCAAAATTTCAAGCTAAGTTCTGACTGCAAGGTCTTTTCCTGTTGGTAGCTGCATACAACTGAGCAAGTGTAGCTCCAACTCCTGAAAACAAAGTCAAGTATGCAGATAGAAAAGTTTTACTGTGATCCACTAAAACACACACGCTGACTCTGGGTGTCAAGAGGAAGGTGTCAGGTAGTTTTCCTGCATGTAAAGAAAAAGATTCAGCACTCGAGCAAAGCAAACACGCAGCTGTTTGGCCCCAGTCCTGGTTAGGGTTTTGCCTAGGCAACTAAACAACTGGCAGGAAACAACTGCCAGAGCAGCCTGGAGGGTGCTGACTCAGCACGTAAGTATCTGCCACTCTGACTCACGGCCCTCGCTTTCCCAAATAAACGGAAAAAGGCTGATAGCCACTTTCCACCACTTTAAAATGCCTTTTGCCAGGGTTTTGTTTCAGGATCTGCGTTTGAACCAGCATCAACCCCAGGCTGAGTCTAATTGCATGCATAAAGAAATTTTAATCAGCATACTTGCAGCTGTTGGTGGTGGCTGATCTTTCCTGCCCTCCTTTTgatcaaaatgccttttttcccttcctctcactCCACCAAGTCATTTGCGGGAGTCTGAAGTGCACACTAATTCAAATAAGGAACTCTAACTGCATGTTGAGAACTGATAATCAATGtcatctttaatttttcttacatGGTTATCCCCTTTAATGGAGTGTGCCGCAGTAACGGAGAATAAATCTGCTTTGGGTTAAGCTAGagattgttatttatttttctttcagatcagAGATTAATATTGCTGTATGACCATTGGCACTAACCTCTTTTTCCATAGCAACACTAAAGAGAACATAAACTATGAGTCATAATTTCTCTCTGGAGGACTTTTTTGTAATTATGATCATTCCACAGTTCCTAAAATATGTTAGCTGATATATAGCTCTGGTATAACAGCTTTGATTTTCCTTCGTTTGAACACACAGGCAGAAAGAAGAGACttccattattttctctttctcaggcAGAGCTAAACACTACACAAAGTACCATACATTCATTATTTATTATAACTGCGCGGCTCCTAAAAACTCTacagcaatgttttctttataaaggTGGAACAGGTTTCCTTGCTTTCAATAACCTTAAATGATACTGACCTTCTAAAAGAAAACTTGTGTCCTTCCCAACATGGTTAGCAAATTGGGGTCTGACAGCTGGAATTGATCCAAACTGGAAGCTGTATTATATTGGGTGGCAGCAAGGTTGCACGCTAGCATTGCTCCTCTGCCAGTCAGTAGCTTTAAACTCTCCAACATTTCCTCTCCCACAGAACACAGCTGCAATATACAGCCCAAATTCAGTAATAATCATGATTCTCTTTACGCCCTTCAGTGAAAACCTGGCCTTGGAACAACTTGTCCATAGAGCTCCTTAGAATATCTCAACAGATGATCACACCAGATCATCACAAGAGACTGTAagactttttgtgtgtgtgactgtCTCCTACGTTTCCCTTAAAACACAGTCTGCTGCATGCCGATGTGGAGCACTTAGAAAACCTACAGTGCATGTTGCAGGAGAAGAATTAGGAAAAACTATTAGCAAACCCAAGGACACACACATTCAGTCAACAGTTAATATGCAAAACGGAGAGACAGAACAAGCTCGTGCCTCTCACTGCTCTGCAATGTGATCCCCAACAGCTAAACCAAACCCAGACTGCACCAACACAAAGGATACATGGTTCACTCTTGCCTTGCCAGTATGAAGCGGTGCACGCAGGCTCAGGCTTGTGCAGACACACAACGAAAGACCAGAACGCCAACTAACGTAGTATCAATCACTCTACAGACTTGTGTACTCCTCCCTAAcgctttgaggaaaaaaaaacaaaccttcaaATTCCTGAACACAGGGAGCGGAAGGTCATTGGAACGCCCTATGCCATTAACTCCAGTGaggagagtctggctctgtcttctttactccctcccATCAGGCTTAAGCTGTGTAGAAGTGCGGGTGATGTGAACTCTGCTGGATACTGAAAATGTGCGAGACAGTGTTAGGAACAAATAGCACACAGGGGATGTCGACACTGCACACCATGTACACATACCTCATTTAGATCAAGTACCAGGCACAGCCTAACTACAGAAACGCAACGCTCCATTCAAGCAAATTTATCTTATTTCTCAGCTACTTAGCTCCTGATGTCCTACGCTATTCATTTAAAGTGAGCTTCAGCATCTTTTCAGTACACTGCCAACTACAGTTATATATGCCCTTATATTACTTGTTCCTTCTGACATGCCTGTAGGCAAATGAGCCCCATGAGGGTGACAACATGAGCTGCATTAACCAGCCGCCTGGTCCCTGAATCATTACAACTCAACACAGTGCTGAGAGACATGGAAAAAGGGACCGTGAGAATGTCTGACTAGCAGTAAACAAATTATGAACACACAGAAGTTGTCTGCATTTGCAGAGTCAACTGACACTTCCACACTATCACAGTGAAAGCTATATGCGCTATGTGACTTCTAAATAACCTTCATTTTCCTACAAGGTTTACCATTTTACTGGTGATGATTGTTGGAGATTGAAAGTCAGTGAGCAGGCTATGACTGAAAACAGTAACAGGTGACAAGACACGTAAGACCTGTGTAAATAGGTCCTACGTAAATGTCAGAAGGGGGTTTCTGTCTGCATGACCAGGCGTAAGCTCTTTAGATGAATGACTGCGTCCTCTGCATGCCACCGCACACCTCTTCAAATGAAAGGCAAGCCTGCAGTACATGGAAGTATGCATTTCTGGGTTAGGTTTAACAGCGTGGAGATCTCAATTAAAACAAGATCGTGTTATGCAGTAGCTCTGGAACACTATGTATgacatatatatgtaatatatatgaCATTCAGTTTCAAATAAGGTGAGAACCTGGAAAAGTTTTCATGGATTTTGGAGTTGTAAATTCTTTTGCTAAAAAGGAGATAGACTGATAGGATCCTATAAATGCAATCCTAAAAACCAATCCATCAGATTGGGTATTTTTAATCAGTTCCCATTACTTCTTAGTGATACGATAGTTGACATCCAGCTGGGAGTGGAGGGAGGCATTAAGACAGGGAGAAGTGTGTGGGAGGAGAAAACGCATAGGAAATTGTGGATAAGAAATGAAACAGTGGGATGTGCATGAGAGAGGGAATGTGTGAGGGAAGGAGTCAGTGGGAAGGGTGGGGAACTGGAGGAAGGAGCAAAAAGTCTACTGAGAAAGAAACACCGGCAGAGCGCCCAGAACAGAGATAAAGCCCTTAAAGCAAAAGATGGGACAGAACCAAGAGGCACCACCAAAACAGGGAAATAAGAGTCATTAAGGTCTAGGGTTCAAAAGTATGGAAATGAGAGTAGGGAATCAGAAAAGACTGTGGGTAGCTGCCGTGTAAAAGACAACAACAGTGAGGAAAGAGCACCGTATTTATTTTATCATGTCTCTACCTGCCGATCTGTATTGCAGAGGCAGTGCCCAGGTCTTAGGTCTAGAAAAAATTTTTACTGTGCGATGTTGTcagtgctttttgttttgcttggatttttttgtttgttttgagggagTAAAGTTAGTTAGGCTAGGCAAAAAGCAAAATCTTATTCACACACATCAAAATAGCTCAGCCTGAGCCTGCAGAAGCACATGCTGGGAACATCCCCTTCTCAGGTCTGCAGTGCAAGCTGACGCAACACCACACATTTTCCATGCCTACTTGCTTCCAAAAAGGCTTGAGGGGAAGAGGATAGATGCTGCTAACAGCAGGATGGGGTCTCTTGTCCAGACATTTAGCTAATCCCCTACTGAATACAGACCTCGTGTGGACAAGGGGCAGGCAGGATCTGCTAGGAAGCACTGAGGAATGCACCTTCAATAGCTGGATTTCACTGCCAGATCACTGAATCCTCATGGTTTGCTGGAACAGAGCCAGCAGGATTTCTTTGCTATTGCAAACAGGTTTTTGGGAACGCAAacccagctctcctcctccaCCAGGCCTCACCCCCTTGCTTTGCCAAGAAGTCTGCTATATTAAGATACAAGGCAGCCATGCTGGCTGGGCCGTTTCTCCTTCATGCTTGGCCTCCCGTGGGAGTTGCTCCATTCTCACATATCTGCTGAGAAACAGCTTGTTCTTTCTGGctttcctcagtttctttttttagggGTGCCTTTCTGCCACTTCACACAGCAGAGGCCAGGTTCTGCTCCAATGCCTGCACGGACCTGCCCGGGTCCCCTCTCACCATGCACCCCTCAGATCAGGAGCAGCTTTCTCCTGCTCCACTCCTAACATTTCCTAGGTTGTTTCCTGACGTTTTTGTGTACTTTTCCAGAAGCTCTCCAGTTTGCTATATAACTCTCTCATAAAATGA is part of the Strix aluco isolate bStrAlu1 chromosome 6, bStrAlu1.hap1, whole genome shotgun sequence genome and harbors:
- the CAVIN2 gene encoding caveolae-associated protein 2, which encodes MGEAAGGSAVPPLPPSEAVGGQVNALTVLALLEKLVSMLEAVEGQQRQMEQRQRGLEGAVRGIQGDLGKLCRSHGATGEAVEKLLEKSRKVCAHTRAVRERLERQCDQVRRLEQHHAQLLRRDRFKVLIFQEENEIPASVFSKEPIPSITEGKEEPVDENKTLEETLHTVELCSDDEMFHEEDDMDDSAEEKTEESRAEKIKRSSLKKVDSLKKAFSRQNIEKKMNKISTKIVSPERREKIKKSLTVHHQKSSSSKSSAFKVSPLTFNVKKVREGESPAEAEDRPTETTSNDQAENEDETSFADMHSDMTPTTSLTEEGKAVADSLEKETRMEGSAMMNNNIELSIVEDDEEYRMPLEVSSQKLYDERNNPVSGEMEQSDEETTQAAVLQIDQTA